A genomic segment from Castor canadensis chromosome 1, mCasCan1.hap1v2, whole genome shotgun sequence encodes:
- the Rpf2 gene encoding ribosome production factor 2 homolog gives MDALDRVVKPKTKRAKRFLEKREPKLSENIKNAMLIKGGNANATVTQVLKDVYALKKPYGVLYKKKNITRPFEDQTSLEFFSKKSDCSLFMFGSHNKKRPNNLVIGRMYDYHVLDMIELGIEKFVSLKDIKNSKCPEGTKPLLIFAGDDFDVTEDYRRLKNLLIDFFRGPTVSNIRLAGLEYVLHFTALNGKVYFRSYKLLLKKSGCRTPRIELEEMGPSMDLVLRRTHLASDDLYKLSMKMPKALKPKKKKNISQDTFGTTYGRIHMQKQDLSKLQTRKMKGLKKRPAEKIAEDQEKKSKRIKRS, from the exons ATGGATGCTTTGGATCGAGTTGT aaaacccaaaacaaaaagggccaaGAGATTCCTTGAGAAGAGAGAACCAAAACTcagtgaaaatattaaaaatgccaTGCTGATTAAAGGGGGAAATGCAAATGCCACAGTGACTCAAGTACTCAAAGATGTG TATGCACTGAAAAAGCCGTATGGAGTTCTATAtaaaaa GAAAAATATTACAAGACCATTTGAGGATCAGACATCACTG GAATTCTTTTCAAAGAAGTCAGATTGTTCTTTATTCATGTTTGGCTCCCATAACAAGAAGCGACCAAATAATCTAGTAATAG gtCGTATGTATGACTACCATGTGCTGGATATGATTGAATTAGGTATTGAGAAGTTTGTGTCTCTGAAAGATATTAAG AACAGTAAATGTCCTGAGGGAACAAAACCCTTGTTAATATTTGCTGGTGATGATTTTGATGTAACAGAAGACTATAGAAGACTAAAAAATCTTCTTATtg attttttcaGAGGACCCACAGTATCCAATATCCGCCTGGCTGGATTAGAGTATGTTCTGCACTTCACTGCATTAAATGGAAAGGTTTACTTTCGAAGCTACAA GTTGCTGTTGAAGAAATCTGGTTGCAGAACACCACGGATTGAATTGGAAGAGATGGGACCTTCAATGGATCTGGTTCTGAGGAGGACACACCTGGCATCAGATGACCTTTATAAATTATCTATGAAAATGCCAAAAGCTCTCAAG ccaaagaagaagaaaaatatttcccaGGATACTTTTGGTACAACTTATGGAAGGATTCACATGCAAAAGCAAGACCTAAGCAAACTGCAAACCAGGAAAATGAAGGGGTTGAAGAAGCGACCTGCAGAAAAGATAGCAGAAGACCAGGagaaaaaatcaaagagaattaaAAGAAGTTAG